One segment of Nostoc piscinale CENA21 DNA contains the following:
- a CDS encoding Uma2 family endonuclease: MAIALDKAASAKMTIEEFFNYDDGTDAIYEFEDGNLLLMTAESEINRRIAMFLLVCFVQLGIPAYRLSMKTEIVTTGSRVRVPDLIVFSEELATAMEGAKRSTIMPEMPPPLLVVEVVSPNQSSRDYRYKRSEYGARGINEYWIVDPIAQKVTVLEWVEGFYEEQVYVGDNAIASPVFPDLKLTAAQILQGW, encoded by the coding sequence ATGGCGATCGCATTAGATAAAGCTGCATCTGCAAAGATGACAATTGAGGAGTTCTTTAACTATGACGATGGCACAGATGCAATATATGAGTTTGAAGATGGAAACTTGCTGCTGATGACAGCCGAGAGTGAAATTAATCGCCGAATAGCAATGTTTCTGCTTGTCTGCTTTGTGCAACTCGGTATTCCGGCTTATCGGCTATCCATGAAAACGGAAATTGTCACCACAGGTTCGCGGGTGCGTGTTCCTGACTTGATAGTATTTTCCGAAGAGTTGGCAACGGCAATGGAGGGCGCGAAACGCTCTACAATTATGCCAGAAATGCCACCACCATTATTAGTAGTTGAAGTAGTCAGCCCTAACCAAAGCAGTCGTGATTATCGCTACAAGCGTTCTGAATATGGGGCGCGGGGGATTAATGAATATTGGATTGTTGATCCTATTGCCCAAAAAGTCACAGTATTGGAATGGGTAGAGGGTTTTTATGAAGAGCAAGTGTATGTGGGGGATAATGCGATCGCATCACCAGTATTTCCTGATTTAAAATTGACGGCGGCTCAAATTTTGCAAGGTTGGTAA
- a CDS encoding type II toxin-antitoxin system ParD family antitoxin encodes MNIQLKAEYEQFIQNRIATGRYENAEDVIIKALTLLEEWEKGYQEWEEETQQKLAAGLASIEHGDMLDSQVVMARLEEKLSLKM; translated from the coding sequence ATGAATATTCAACTTAAAGCAGAATATGAGCAATTTATTCAAAACCGAATTGCTACAGGTAGATATGAAAACGCTGAAGATGTGATTATTAAAGCCTTGACACTACTAGAAGAATGGGAAAAGGGTTATCAGGAATGGGAAGAAGAAACTCAGCAAAAACTAGCTGCTGGACTTGCTTCTATCGAACATGGAGATATGTTAGATAGTCAAGTGGTAATGGCGCGACTAGAAGAGAAATTAAGCCTAAAGATGTAG
- a CDS encoding caspase, EACC1-associated type: protein MAKVALLIGISEYHEPTLAPLPKAVEDVEAMRRVLENPEMGGFDDVTVLKNPKRQELEREIYNLYANRQKDDLVLLYFSGHGVTVENGDFYFSTCETQKNQNKLLPFTAVAATSVHRWMNESKSKRRVVILDCCFSGAFAKGLTAKDSGTIDLQQQLGGEGTAILTASTSTQYAFASDELDLSIYTQYLVEGIEKGAADKDGDGLIAVDELHDYAKTKVQEASPLMTPEFYPFKDGYRIFLAKSPKDDPKLKYRKEVERRINQGKFTIPARRLLKSLRLQLQLDADVADAIEAEVKKPYLEYQRKLEEYEATLVETVESEPTLSERTLNDLRDYQQHLGLRDEDVAPIEQKIIGQVKPPVSAEELSDVAYSSDLTPSPFPTKEGEQDSKPLSASGRGLERGSAIYEPTPPNQFEFEIVKVDAQGQIINRSPGRAEFFTEDLGNGVVLEMVSIPGGKFLMGSPESEEGRYDSESPQHNVTVPPFFMGKFPVTQRQWQAVAALDKVNIDLNPDPSRFKGANRPVERVSWDDAVEFCVRLLKKTGKIYRLPSEAEWEYACRAGTTTPFYFGETITTDLANYRGNSTYGSAPNGEYREQTTEVGKFPANSFGLFDMCGNLWEWCQDEWHENYNNAPTDGSAWLSEGSSNIRCLRGGSWLVNPDYCRSASRLFNNRAGRDFIDINFGFRVVCGVGRTF, encoded by the coding sequence ATGGCTAAGGTAGCACTGTTAATTGGAATTAGTGAATATCATGAACCAACACTAGCACCGCTACCCAAGGCTGTGGAAGATGTGGAGGCGATGCGGCGTGTGTTAGAGAACCCGGAAATGGGTGGTTTTGATGATGTCACGGTGCTGAAAAATCCCAAGCGTCAGGAATTGGAAAGGGAAATTTATAACTTGTATGCTAATCGTCAAAAAGATGATTTAGTACTTTTGTATTTTTCTGGTCATGGGGTGACGGTTGAAAACGGTGATTTTTACTTCTCGACTTGCGAAACTCAAAAAAATCAAAATAAACTGCTTCCATTTACAGCCGTAGCTGCCACAAGTGTACACCGATGGATGAATGAGAGTAAATCTAAGCGCAGGGTAGTAATTTTAGATTGCTGCTTTAGTGGTGCTTTTGCCAAAGGTTTGACAGCTAAAGATAGTGGTACGATTGACTTGCAACAGCAATTAGGCGGTGAAGGAACAGCAATTCTCACTGCTTCCACTTCTACACAATATGCCTTTGCATCTGATGAATTAGACTTGTCGATTTACACTCAATATTTAGTAGAAGGCATAGAAAAAGGTGCAGCCGATAAAGATGGCGATGGTTTAATTGCGGTGGATGAGTTGCATGACTACGCCAAAACCAAAGTCCAAGAAGCATCTCCCTTGATGACACCGGAGTTTTATCCTTTTAAGGATGGTTATCGGATTTTTCTGGCGAAGTCACCCAAGGATGATCCTAAGTTGAAGTATCGCAAGGAAGTGGAACGCCGCATAAATCAGGGCAAGTTTACCATCCCTGCTCGTCGGCTGTTAAAATCATTACGTCTCCAGTTACAGCTTGATGCTGATGTGGCTGATGCAATTGAAGCGGAAGTTAAAAAACCATATCTGGAATATCAGCGCAAATTAGAAGAATATGAAGCAACGCTAGTTGAAACAGTTGAAAGTGAACCAACCCTGAGTGAAAGAACACTCAACGATTTAAGGGATTATCAGCAACATTTAGGTTTGCGGGATGAAGATGTCGCACCGATAGAACAAAAGATAATTGGACAAGTAAAACCGCCTGTGTCTGCGGAAGAATTATCTGATGTGGCGTATTCTTCAGACCTAACCCCCAGCCCCTTCCCTACGAAGGAAGGGGAGCAAGATTCAAAGCCTCTCTCCGCTTCGGGGAGAGGTTTGGAGAGGGGTTCTGCGATATATGAACCCACTCCACCCAATCAGTTTGAGTTTGAAATAGTGAAGGTGGACGCTCAAGGACAAATCATCAACCGTAGCCCTGGACGCGCCGAGTTTTTTACTGAAGACTTGGGTAATGGCGTAGTTTTAGAAATGGTGTCCATTCCTGGTGGTAAATTCCTCATGGGTTCGCCAGAGAGTGAGGAAGGACGATATGACTCTGAAAGTCCTCAGCATAATGTCACTGTTCCACCCTTTTTTATGGGTAAATTTCCCGTCACTCAAAGGCAATGGCAAGCCGTTGCTGCTCTTGATAAGGTAAATATTGATTTAAACCCTGACCCATCACGTTTTAAAGGCGCTAACCGCCCTGTGGAGCGTGTTTCTTGGGATGATGCGGTTGAGTTTTGCGTTCGATTATTGAAAAAGACTGGTAAGATATATCGCTTACCGAGTGAAGCAGAGTGGGAATATGCTTGTCGGGCGGGAACAACTACGCCGTTTTATTTTGGTGAAACGATTACGACAGATTTAGCAAATTACAGGGGAAATTCTACCTACGGTTCTGCTCCCAATGGTGAATATCGAGAACAAACAACAGAAGTGGGGAAATTTCCAGCTAACTCCTTTGGTTTATTCGATATGTGTGGTAATTTATGGGAATGGTGTCAGGATGAGTGGCACGAAAATTATAATAATGCGCCCACTGATGGCAGTGCATGGCTAAGTGAAGGGTCAAGCAATATAAGATGTCTGCGGGGCGGTTCCTGGCTCGTCAATCCTGACTACTGCCGTTCTGCGTCTCGTCTCTTCAATAATAGGGCGGGGCGCGACTTCATCGACATTAATTTTGGTTTTCGTGTTGTCTGCGGTGTTGGGAGGACTTTTTAG
- a CDS encoding TMEM175 family protein: protein MGKGRLEAFSDGVMAIIITIMVLELKVPHGAEMGALRPLIPIFLSYLLSFVNVGIYWNNHHHLLQAVRQVNGRTLWANLHLLFWLSLIPFATAWMGENFTNLPVALYGVVLFMAAIAYFILTHALISHHGQDSTLATAVGRDWKGKVSLLIYAVAIPLSFVKSWLGCALYVLVAITWLIPDRRIEKALRQ from the coding sequence ATGGGAAAAGGGCGACTAGAAGCATTTAGTGATGGTGTAATGGCAATCATCATCACTATTATGGTGCTGGAATTAAAAGTGCCTCATGGGGCTGAAATGGGCGCACTCCGTCCACTAATTCCAATATTTCTTAGCTACCTCTTAAGTTTTGTCAACGTTGGTATCTATTGGAACAATCACCATCACTTACTACAGGCAGTTAGGCAAGTCAACGGTCGGACATTATGGGCTAACTTGCATTTGTTATTCTGGTTATCTTTAATACCCTTTGCTACTGCTTGGATGGGAGAAAACTTTACAAACTTGCCAGTTGCCCTTTATGGTGTAGTTCTTTTCATGGCTGCGATCGCTTATTTTATTCTCACCCACGCCTTAATTTCTCATCACGGTCAAGATTCAACACTTGCAACCGCCGTCGGTCGAGATTGGAAAGGCAAAGTCTCATTGTTGATTTATGCGGTTGCAATTCCACTCTCCTTTGTAAAATCGTGGTTAGGCTGTGCATTATATGTTCTGGTTGCCATTACCTGGCTCATTCCTGACCGCAGAATTGAAAAGGCTTTGAGACAGTGA
- a CDS encoding SMI1/KNR4 family protein, with protein sequence MNLESQLQAAWLQVTKHFCTRSGPLVRTIEDIDPTALQASWLMCVESIQTIFANYYGYESVAARFSVPKDYAVFMQIIGGGWKWPFSLEWELFEAQIVTIATESNFRLFVSEAEEDEPPMDSGFWLSIGSWSDKHEYLLCCDQNHSYYGVVIDGHDSHPWLNGVEFGGCYPMAKSFLEWLLLHGGS encoded by the coding sequence GTGAACCTAGAATCACAATTACAAGCAGCTTGGTTGCAAGTAACCAAACACTTTTGTACCAGATCCGGGCCATTAGTTCGGACAATTGAAGACATTGACCCTACTGCATTACAAGCATCGTGGTTGATGTGTGTAGAGTCAATACAGACAATCTTCGCTAATTATTATGGATACGAATCTGTTGCAGCGCGTTTTTCAGTCCCCAAAGATTATGCAGTCTTTATGCAAATTATCGGCGGCGGCTGGAAATGGCCGTTTAGCTTAGAATGGGAGCTATTTGAAGCACAGATAGTTACTATAGCCACCGAGAGTAACTTTCGGTTATTTGTGAGTGAGGCAGAAGAAGACGAACCACCAATGGATTCTGGCTTTTGGTTGAGTATTGGTAGCTGGTCAGATAAACACGAGTATCTTCTGTGTTGCGACCAAAACCACAGCTATTACGGAGTCGTCATCGACGGACATGATAGTCACCCTTGGCTGAACGGCGTTGAATTTGGTGGTTGCTATCCGATGGCTAAGTCATTCTTAGAATGGCTACTCCTACACGGTGGTAGTTAA
- a CDS encoding glycine zipper domain-containing protein, whose translation MYTLIILNSSEKWFCKSMFGIGSVIGSVAGSFSGAIVGSAIGSVVGVLSGSPTVALLMPLSACLVGSVIGSLTGSLVGAYFDEFWSEELSRYYGYSKNRHPMKSAAPID comes from the coding sequence ATGTACACTCTTATAATTTTAAATAGTTCTGAAAAATGGTTTTGTAAATCGATGTTTGGAATTGGTTCTGTAATTGGTTCTGTTGCTGGTTCTTTTAGCGGTGCAATTGTTGGTTCTGCAATTGGTTCTGTTGTTGGCGTTCTGAGTGGTTCACCAACAGTTGCATTACTAATGCCTTTGAGTGCTTGTCTGGTTGGTTCAGTTATCGGTTCACTGACTGGTTCACTAGTAGGAGCATACTTTGATGAATTCTGGTCTGAAGAGTTATCACGTTACTATGGTTATTCAAAAAATCGGCATCCGATGAAATCTGCGGCTCCTATTGATTAA
- a CDS encoding CopG family transcriptional regulator gives MNNKKKTSRFDDLIDAARSRQLRDKLPNVDEKPTSPTKSTDPDYTRTTIYLPKQLHRQLKAAAVSQERQMSDIVTELIEQWLLTQSD, from the coding sequence ATGAATAACAAGAAAAAGACTAGCCGATTTGATGATTTAATTGATGCTGCCCGTAGTCGTCAACTCAGAGATAAATTGCCAAATGTTGACGAGAAACCAACATCTCCCACTAAAAGCACTGACCCAGATTATACCCGTACAACTATTTATTTGCCTAAACAATTACACCGCCAACTCAAAGCCGCCGCAGTCTCTCAAGAACGGCAAATGAGTGATATTGTGACCGAATTGATTGAACAATGGCTATTAACTCAATCTGATTAG
- a CDS encoding ParA family protein gives MIITVAAFKGGVGKSTTALHLATYLQNKADTLLVDGDLNRSALDWSNRGCLPFKVADEAQAVSLAKLYEHIVIDTPAKPDADELKTLAKGCDLLVIPTTPDAIALAATLQMVESLQKLKTNYRILLTLIPPLPNKAGEEARTTLLSAGLPVFQSGIRRLAVFQRAALEGVPVNAVKDSYAQIAWRCYAEAGKEILK, from the coding sequence ATGATCATCACCGTAGCCGCCTTTAAAGGAGGGGTAGGTAAATCAACGACAGCGTTGCATTTAGCTACATACTTGCAAAACAAAGCTGACACACTGTTAGTAGATGGAGATTTAAACCGTAGTGCTTTAGATTGGTCTAACCGGGGTTGTTTACCGTTTAAAGTTGCAGATGAAGCGCAAGCGGTAAGTTTGGCTAAACTCTATGAGCATATAGTAATCGATACTCCTGCCAAACCGGATGCAGATGAGTTAAAAACCCTGGCGAAAGGTTGTGATTTATTAGTTATACCAACTACTCCAGATGCGATCGCACTAGCCGCAACATTACAAATGGTAGAGTCATTGCAAAAACTCAAAACCAACTATCGAATTTTGCTCACCTTGATTCCACCATTACCTAATAAAGCAGGCGAAGAAGCAAGAACAACCTTATTGAGTGCAGGTTTACCTGTATTTCAATCAGGTATTCGGCGACTCGCTGTATTTCAACGTGCAGCTTTAGAAGGAGTTCCTGTTAATGCAGTGAAAGATTCTTACGCTCAAATTGCTTGGCGGTGTTACGCTGAAGCCGGAAAAGAAATATTGAAATAA
- a CDS encoding DUF6679 family protein → MLHRKIYQLCCDGREVCVFLRDQQRWIERARIIDIEGDLVTLRYETDEEDEVCSWEEMVRLESIGAVTQKLASVPRGNVEPLLTEDCPDAERIRNRFTDSNPD, encoded by the coding sequence ATGCTACACCGCAAGATTTATCAACTGTGTTGCGATGGGCGGGAGGTATGTGTTTTCTTGCGGGACCAGCAACGCTGGATCGAACGCGCCCGCATCATCGACATCGAGGGAGATTTGGTGACGCTACGCTATGAAACGGATGAGGAAGACGAAGTTTGTTCATGGGAAGAAATGGTTCGCCTCGAAAGTATTGGCGCTGTCACTCAAAAGTTAGCTTCCGTACCTAGGGGTAATGTCGAACCTCTCTTAACTGAAGATTGTCCTGACGCTGAACGCATCCGTAATCGTTTTACCGACTCCAACCCTGATTAA
- a CDS encoding Nif3-like dinuclear metal center hexameric protein → MKIVDLISWFEEWANPAWCESWDNCGWQVEPGVLQESARVLVCLTPTLAVMEEAIAHHANVIFAHHPLIFTPPKSFRRGEAISEMVRLAFIHNIGIYTAHTNFDQVPDGTADVLAQILELQEVSPIVPAVSGFGYGRVGELEKSLTLQELLAIIQQRLSPPDLIFSPTADLQQQISRVAVLGGSGASFISAVVKTGAQVYLTSDCKFHQFQESRDRNLILVDAGHYATERPACDRLSQKFISLNLDWVQLSQQDEDFREFFNSRV, encoded by the coding sequence ATGAAAATTGTTGATTTAATTAGTTGGTTTGAAGAATGGGCGAATCCGGCTTGGTGTGAAAGCTGGGATAATTGTGGTTGGCAAGTTGAGCCTGGGGTTTTGCAAGAGTCGGCGCGGGTGTTGGTGTGTTTAACTCCGACTTTGGCGGTGATGGAGGAAGCGATCGCACATCATGCTAACGTGATTTTTGCCCATCATCCGTTAATTTTCACTCCTCCCAAATCTTTTCGGCGTGGTGAGGCAATATCCGAAATGGTACGGTTAGCCTTCATTCACAATATTGGTATATATACTGCCCATACTAATTTCGACCAAGTACCAGACGGTACAGCTGATGTCTTGGCTCAAATTTTAGAACTTCAAGAAGTCTCGCCTATAGTACCGGCTGTCTCTGGTTTTGGTTACGGAAGGGTTGGTGAACTGGAAAAATCACTCACACTCCAAGAGTTACTCGCAATTATTCAACAGCGCCTTTCTCCTCCCGATTTGATTTTTTCACCCACGGCTGATTTACAACAACAAATTTCACGGGTGGCTGTTTTGGGTGGTTCCGGCGCGAGTTTCATTTCGGCGGTTGTAAAAACTGGGGCGCAAGTTTATTTAACTTCTGACTGCAAATTTCATCAATTTCAAGAAAGCCGCGATCGCAATTTAATCTTAGTTGATGCAGGCCATTACGCTACAGAACGCCCAGCTTGCGATCGCTTGTCACAAAAATTTATATCTTTAAACCTTGACTGGGTGCAGTTAAGTCAACAAGATGAGGATTTCCGTGAGTTTTTTAATAGCAGGGTATGA
- a CDS encoding secondary thiamine-phosphate synthase enzyme YjbQ: protein MVHYQKLLRVSTTGKSFHNITAKIEAIVAESGVETGLCTLFLRHTSASLVIQENADPDVLVDLANFMAKLVPESGGYIHDAEGPDDMPAHIRSALTHTSEHIPINRGHLVLGTWQGIYVWEHRQRSHTRELVVHISG from the coding sequence ATGGTTCACTACCAAAAGCTACTGAGAGTTTCTACTACTGGCAAATCTTTTCACAATATTACTGCCAAAATCGAAGCTATAGTTGCTGAGTCGGGCGTGGAAACTGGACTCTGCACTTTATTTTTACGCCACACTTCCGCTAGTTTAGTCATCCAAGAAAATGCTGATCCTGATGTGTTGGTAGATTTAGCTAACTTTATGGCCAAGCTAGTCCCAGAATCGGGGGGATACATTCACGATGCCGAAGGGCCTGATGATATGCCAGCACATATCCGTTCTGCATTGACTCACACTTCTGAACATATACCTATTAATCGTGGTCATTTAGTATTGGGAACTTGGCAGGGAATTTATGTTTGGGAACATCGCCAACGCAGTCATACACGGGAGTTAGTTGTACATATTTCTGGATAA
- the namA gene encoding NADPH dehydrogenase NamA, translated as MAHLFEAFKIREITFRNRIVVSPMCQYSSTNGFANDWHLVHLASRAVGGAGLVFTEAAAIEPCGRISPQDLGIWSDEHIEGLAKVVELIHNFGAVAGIQLAHAGRKASTAKPSRGGKAVDESQEGWRPVVSSSAIAFSKDSPVPEALSIEGIQQIIQAFVTATQRSLQAGFKVIEIHAAHGYLLHQFLSPLANQRQDEYGGSFENRTRLLLEVVTAVRQILPETYPLFVRISATDWIDKGWNIEQSVTLSDKLKSLGVDLIDCSSGGIIPGINIPVKPGYQTQFAERIRQEAKIPTGAVGLITSPEQADQIIRTEVADLVLLGRELLRNPYWPHLAAKKLGYEKLWPVQYDRAWV; from the coding sequence ATGGCACATTTATTTGAGGCATTTAAGATTCGGGAAATCACTTTTCGCAACCGTATTGTCGTTTCACCCATGTGTCAATACTCTAGTACAAATGGGTTTGCAAATGATTGGCACTTAGTACATTTAGCTTCTCGCGCCGTTGGTGGTGCAGGTTTAGTATTCACAGAAGCAGCAGCGATAGAACCCTGTGGGCGAATTAGTCCGCAAGACTTGGGTATATGGTCAGATGAACACATAGAAGGTTTAGCCAAAGTTGTCGAATTAATTCATAACTTTGGTGCAGTTGCAGGAATTCAACTCGCCCACGCGGGGAGAAAAGCCAGCACAGCCAAACCCAGTCGCGGTGGTAAAGCTGTAGATGAATCCCAAGAAGGTTGGCGGCCTGTAGTTTCCAGCAGTGCGATCGCATTTAGTAAAGATAGTCCCGTTCCCGAAGCCTTGAGTATTGAAGGAATTCAACAAATTATTCAAGCCTTTGTCACTGCTACTCAACGTTCCCTACAAGCCGGCTTCAAAGTCATCGAAATTCACGCAGCCCACGGCTACCTACTCCATCAATTTCTCTCACCCTTAGCCAATCAACGTCAAGATGAATATGGTGGCAGCTTTGAAAACCGGACACGCTTGTTATTAGAAGTTGTCACAGCTGTGCGCCAAATCTTACCAGAAACCTATCCTTTATTTGTGCGAATCTCCGCCACCGATTGGATAGATAAAGGATGGAACATAGAACAAAGCGTCACCTTAAGCGATAAACTCAAATCTTTGGGCGTAGACTTAATTGACTGTTCCTCTGGGGGAATTATCCCTGGCATCAATATTCCCGTCAAACCTGGTTATCAAACTCAATTCGCCGAACGTATCCGCCAAGAAGCCAAAATCCCAACAGGCGCAGTCGGCTTAATTACCTCTCCCGAACAAGCCGACCAAATTATTCGCACCGAAGTAGCCGACTTAGTTTTATTAGGGCGCGAATTACTCCGCAATCCTTACTGGCCACATCTAGCAGCCAAAAAACTAGGCTACGAGAAACTCTGGCCTGTACAATACGATCGCGCCTGGGTGTGA
- a CDS encoding GDYXXLXY domain-containing protein translates to MKNESSESTKKSESTKSESTKNKSWSPEAEFSEKLTFRDYLLATDQKANKPLPTGRLVLPLAIQAAIIFAVPFLSMYTTLTGREVILQTVPVNSRNVLQGNSLELDYNISRISTLRRLSGWQELLRRNRGRDGELLEGTNLYVILQEQPFFSRGVPRAWRPVRVTTNPPRSLPSNQAALKGVYQDGYVQYGVENYNVQDEERQQLNRDVAQAVRQTRDGQSRSIVVKVKVDPQGNAVPVSLWVRDRNYQF, encoded by the coding sequence ATGAAAAATGAATCTTCGGAATCTACTAAAAAGTCGGAATCTACTAAGTCAGAATCTACTAAGAATAAATCATGGTCGCCCGAAGCGGAATTTTCTGAGAAGCTGACGTTTCGTGATTATTTATTAGCTACAGACCAAAAAGCCAATAAGCCTTTACCGACTGGAAGGTTGGTGCTTCCTTTGGCTATTCAAGCTGCAATTATTTTCGCAGTGCCTTTTTTATCGATGTACACTACCCTCACAGGTAGAGAGGTTATTTTACAAACTGTACCTGTGAATTCTCGAAATGTGCTGCAAGGTAATTCTTTAGAACTAGACTACAATATCTCGCGGATTTCTACACTCAGAAGGCTATCAGGTTGGCAAGAATTACTACGGAGAAATCGTGGCAGGGATGGAGAATTACTAGAAGGAACCAACTTGTATGTGATTTTACAAGAACAGCCATTTTTTAGTCGGGGTGTGCCTAGGGCTTGGCGACCGGTGCGGGTAACGACTAATCCCCCCAGATCCTTACCTAGCAATCAAGCCGCCCTCAAGGGTGTGTATCAAGATGGTTATGTGCAGTATGGTGTGGAAAACTATAATGTCCAAGATGAAGAACGGCAACAGCTAAATCGGGATGTTGCCCAAGCTGTACGGCAAACAAGAGATGGACAATCACGTTCTATAGTTGTGAAAGTCAAAGTAGACCCACAGGGTAATGCTGTACCTGTGAGTCTCTGGGTACGCGATCGCAACTATCAATTTTAG
- a CDS encoding DUF2157 domain-containing protein: protein MILDNFQRKLRRESQLWRDEGLISASQYQQLADRYQFNNLEAAARDRSTMTAVMTGSILLTLGIITFVAANWLGWSRDVKFIIMMSLFMATTITGFYTWRQAAIGIPEGKKPKRSQRLLGEGLLILAAMVFGATIALMADVFNINGSTPELFFAWGFGVLVMAYSLSLNSLGILGIILIQIGYWTGIGDLRYSANDWNWATLVIRHMPLLSWVLFVPLAYFCRSRWIFAIAAFIFASSLQLNLDPLPLSSLSDAAPWVASFAFTLPPALFWSYDDLLFPTINYRLFQPLARDLALIAFGLAFYILSFRWLWQTSGYNFSSSTTNMNIFMNRPIIDLGILSGLAVLQWLFLVRQRNNPIRREAVFNLPLIVTFLGFTAIVPFWHQAINPIDDLGVFAFNVLFTVLAWGLIREGLKFNDRRSFWGGMLLLTLQVISRVLEYDTELLLKSLVFVMCGSALISAGLWFERRVGSNSKSSGNAKSS, encoded by the coding sequence ATGATATTGGATAATTTTCAGAGGAAGTTACGCCGAGAATCGCAATTATGGCGAGATGAAGGTCTGATTAGTGCTTCGCAATACCAACAACTAGCAGACCGTTATCAATTTAATAATTTAGAAGCGGCGGCACGCGATCGCTCCACGATGACTGCGGTCATGACTGGTAGTATCCTACTAACATTGGGCATTATCACTTTTGTGGCGGCTAACTGGCTGGGATGGTCGCGAGATGTCAAATTCATCATTATGATGAGTTTGTTTATGGCTACTACCATTACTGGTTTTTACACTTGGCGGCAAGCCGCTATTGGTATCCCGGAAGGCAAAAAACCAAAACGTAGTCAACGCCTCTTGGGTGAAGGGTTGCTGATTTTAGCGGCGATGGTTTTTGGTGCAACTATCGCTTTGATGGCTGATGTTTTCAATATTAACGGTTCAACGCCCGAACTGTTTTTTGCCTGGGGTTTTGGCGTTTTGGTGATGGCTTACAGTCTGTCGTTAAATTCCCTGGGAATTTTGGGAATTATCCTCATCCAAATTGGGTATTGGACTGGTATTGGAGACTTGCGTTATTCGGCAAATGATTGGAATTGGGCGACACTGGTTATCAGACACATGCCTTTGCTGTCGTGGGTGTTGTTTGTCCCCTTAGCTTATTTTTGCCGTTCGCGGTGGATTTTTGCGATCGCTGCTTTTATTTTTGCCAGTTCTTTACAATTGAATCTCGACCCCTTACCACTGTCAAGTCTGTCGGATGCTGCGCCTTGGGTCGCCTCTTTTGCTTTTACACTCCCGCCGGCATTATTCTGGAGCTATGATGACCTACTATTCCCGACAATTAATTACAGGCTATTTCAACCTTTAGCCCGTGATTTAGCGTTAATCGCTTTTGGTCTAGCTTTTTATATCTTGTCTTTTCGTTGGCTGTGGCAAACTTCCGGCTACAATTTCTCTTCGTCAACGACTAACATGAATATATTCATGAATCGCCCAATCATTGACTTGGGAATTCTCAGTGGTTTGGCGGTACTGCAATGGTTGTTTTTAGTCCGCCAGCGCAACAACCCCATTCGTCGGGAAGCAGTCTTCAATCTACCTTTGATTGTGACTTTTTTAGGCTTCACAGCTATTGTACCTTTCTGGCATCAAGCGATTAACCCTATCGATGATTTAGGGGTTTTTGCTTTTAATGTGTTGTTCACAGTTTTGGCTTGGGGACTAATTCGGGAAGGCTTGAAGTTTAACGACAGGCGATCGTTCTGGGGCGGTATGCTGTTGTTAACTCTGCAAGTGATTAGTCGTGTGCTGGAGTATGACACAGAACTGCTACTCAAATCACTGGTGTTTGTTATGTGTGGTTCAGCGTTGATTAGTGCAGGACTGTGGTTTGAACGCCGTGTAGGTTCTAACTCTAAGTCTTCCGGTAACGCCAAATCTTCCTAA
- a CDS encoding type II toxin-antitoxin system VapC family toxin, with product MKILLDTHIFLWFISGDKQLQTDVRDAICNIDYQIYLSVVSIWECIVKYQLGKLPLPESPEIYIPKQRDRHQIANLDLDEGSVTQLASLPALHKDPFDRMLICQALQHGLTIATVDSAIRAYSVSTI from the coding sequence ATGAAAATTCTTCTAGATACTCATATTTTCTTATGGTTTATCAGTGGTGATAAACAGCTACAAACAGATGTTAGAGATGCCATTTGCAATATAGATTATCAGATTTATCTCAGCGTTGTCTCAATATGGGAGTGCATTGTTAAATATCAATTGGGCAAGTTACCATTGCCAGAATCCCCTGAAATATATATTCCCAAACAACGCGATCGCCATCAAATTGCAAATTTGGACTTAGATGAAGGTAGCGTTACTCAACTGGCGAGTTTACCAGCATTGCATAAAGATCCGTTTGATAGAATGCTTATCTGTCAGGCTTTACAGCACGGCTTAACGATTGCAACAGTTGATTCAGCAATCCGCGCCTATAGTGTTAGTACTATTTGA